A single Malaclemys terrapin pileata isolate rMalTer1 chromosome 3, rMalTer1.hap1, whole genome shotgun sequence DNA region contains:
- the KAT14 gene encoding cysteine-rich protein 2-binding protein isoform X1, whose translation MDNNVHMSGLMSRHDDEATRTSTSEGLEEGEVEGETLLIVESEDQASVDLSHDQSGDSLNSDEGDASWMEEMSYYCEKCQKWIPASQLREQLSYLKGDNFFRFTCSDCSEDGKEQFERLRLTWQQVVMLAMYNLSLEGTGRQGYFRWKEDICAFIEKHWTFLLGNRKKTSTWWSTVAGCLSVGSPLFFRSGAQEFGEPGWWKLVHNKPPTMKPEAEKLSASALKAKAASKPPLDPIITVEGLRKRVSRNPVESAMELKEKRSRTQEAKDIRRAQKEAAGFLDRSTSSTPVKFTSRGRRPDMVLEKGEVIDFSSLSSSDRTPLTSPSPSPSLDFSAPGTPASHSATPSLLSEADLIPDVMPPQALFHDDEEMEGDGVIDPGIEYIPPPSGPMGAGPMIVSRKKVKTPEQIKQEVESEEEKAERMEGDSEDPEDSNSSLQARGRDKRKPQVEKDSKPKASKYTSVSIYEEKLLLKRLEACPNAVSMTPEARRLRRKLIVRQAKRERGLPLFDLDQVVNAALLLVDGIYGAKERGISRLPAGHATYRTTSQDFRILDRYQTTLPAMKGYRHQTTKFLYRLVGSEDLLTDHSIVSPYTSRVLKPYIRRDHETKPPKLQLLAEICAHPHKNDPDWKAEPEAPIDYCYVRPNHIPTINSMCHEFFWPGIDLSECLQYPDFSVVVLYKKVIIAFGFMVPDVKYNEAYISFLFVHPEWRRAGIATFMIYHLIQTCMGKDVTLHVSASNSAMLLYQKFGFKTEEYILDFYDKYYPLDSKECKHAFFLRLRR comes from the exons ATGGATAATAACGTTCACATGAGTGGGCTGATGAGTCGTCACGATGACGAAGCTACAAGGACATCAACTTcagaagggctggaggagggtGAGGTGGAAGGGGAGACTCTCCTGATTGTTGAATCTGAGGATCAGGCTTCAGTGGATTTATCCCATGACCAGAGTGGGGACTCCTTGAACAGTGATGAGGGGGACGCATCCTGGATGGAGGAGATGTCCTATTACTGTGAGAAGTGTCAGAAGTGGATACCAGCAA gtCAGCTGAGAGAACAACTCAGCTACCTCAAGGGAGATAACTTTTTCAGGTTTACTTGCTCTGATTGTTCAGAAGATGGGAAGGAGCAGTTTGAACGGCTGAGACTAACCTGGCAGCAA GTTGTCATGCTGGCGATGTACAACCTGTCTCTGGAAGGAACTGGCCGTCAAGGATACTTCAGATGGAAAGAAGATATTTGTGCTTttattgagaaacactggacttTCCTATTAGGGAACAG GAAGAAGACTTCAACTTGGTGGAGCACTGTTGCTGGCTGTCTTTCTGTAGGCAGCCCCTTGTTTTTCCGCTCAGGGGCACAGGAATTCGGAGAACCAGGATGGTGGAAACTTGTTCACAATAAGCCTCCTACGATGAAACCTGAAGCAGAGAAGCTCTCTGCATCCGCACTGAAAGCAAAAG CAGCTTCAAAACCACCTCTGGATCCCATCATTACAGTGGAGGGGCTGAGGAAGCGGGTGAGCCGCAATCCTGTAGAGTCAGCAATGGAGCTGAAGGAGAAGAGGTCTCGCACTCAAGAAGCCAAGGACATTAGGAGAGCCCAGAAGGAGGCAGCTGGCTTCCTGGACCGAAGCACCTCTTCCACTCCTGTCAAATTCACCAGCCGAGGCCGTCGCCCTGACATGGTCCTTGAGAAGGGAGAGGTGATTGACTTCTCATCTTTGAGCTCCTCGGATCGAACTCCTCTGACAAGCCcatctccttccccatctctggACTTCTCTGCTCCTGGGACGCCAGCTTCCCATTCAGCTACTCCCAGCCTGCTCTCAGAAGCAGATCTCATCCCGGATGTAATGCCGCCACAGGCCTTGTTCCATG ATGATGAAGAGATGGAAGGAGATGGAGTCATAGATCCAGGAATAGAGTACATTCCCCCTCCTAGTGGGCCAATGGGTGCTGGGCCTATGATAGTGAGCAGAAAGAAAGTGAAAACGCCGGAGCAGATCAAGCAAGAGGTGGAGAGTGAAGAAGAGAAAGCAGAGAGGATGGAAGGTGATAGCGAAGACCCTGAAGATTCAAATTCATCCCTACAGGCCAGGGGGCGAGACAAGAGGAAGCCACAGGTGGAGAAGGACAGTAAGCCCAAAGCTTCCAAGTACACATCTGTTAGCATCTatgaggaaaagctgcttctgaagAGGCTGGAGGCCTGTCCCAATGCCGTGAGCATGACCCCAGAGGCCCGGAGGTTGAGGCGCAAGCTGATAGTCCGGCAGGCCAAGAGGGAAAGGGGACTGCCACTCTTTGACTTGGACCAGGTTGTGAATGCTGCTCTGCTCTTGGTTGATGGGATCTATGGAGCCAAAGAAAGAGGCATTTCCAGGCTGCCAGCAGGGCATGCAACATACAGAACAACTAGCCAGGACTTCAGAATCCTGGACAGGTACCAG ACTACACTGCCTGCTATGAAGGGATATAGGCACCAGACAACAAAATTTCTGTACCGACTGGTAGGCTCAGAAGATTTGTTGACAGACCACAGCATCGTCAGTCCCTACACGTCTCGCGTCCTGAAACCTTACATCAG GCGTGACCATGAGACCAAGCCTCCTAAACTCCAGCTGCTGGCAGAAATCTGTGCCCATCCACACAAGAACGATCCTGACTGGAAGGCTGAGCCTGAAGCACCCATCGATTACTGCTATGTTCGCCCGAACCACATCCCCACTATCAACTCCATGTGCCATGAATTCTTCTGGCCTG GAATTGATTTGTCAGAATGCCTGCAGTATCCAGACTTCAGCGTTGTTGTCCTTTACAAAAAAGTCATCATTGCATTTGGCTTCATGGTGCCAGACGTGAAATACAATGAAGCTTACATCTCTTTTCTGTTTGTTCACCCTGAGTGGAGAAGAGCGGGGATTGCAACCTTTATGATCTACCATCTTATTCAG ACCTGCATGGGCAAAGATGTTACTCTTCACGTCTCTGCAAGCAACTCCGCTATGCTGCTGTACCAAAAATTTGGATTTAAGACTGAAGAATACATTTTGGATTTTTACGACAAATATTACCCCTTAGATAGCAAGGAGTGCAAGCATGCGTTCTTCCTGAGATTGCGACGATAA
- the KAT14 gene encoding cysteine-rich protein 2-binding protein isoform X2, whose amino-acid sequence MDNNVHMSGLMSRHDDEATRTSTSEGLEEGEVEGETLLIVESEDQASVDLSHDQSGDSLNSDEGDASWMEEMSYYCEKCQKWIPASQLREQLSYLKGDNFFRFTCSDCSEDGKEQFERLRLTWQQVVMLAMYNLSLEGTGRQGYFRWKEDICAFIEKHWTFLLGNRKKTSTWWSTVAGCLSVGSPLFFRSGAQEFGEPGWWKLVHNKPPTMKPEAEKLSASALKAKASKPPLDPIITVEGLRKRVSRNPVESAMELKEKRSRTQEAKDIRRAQKEAAGFLDRSTSSTPVKFTSRGRRPDMVLEKGEVIDFSSLSSSDRTPLTSPSPSPSLDFSAPGTPASHSATPSLLSEADLIPDVMPPQALFHDDEEMEGDGVIDPGIEYIPPPSGPMGAGPMIVSRKKVKTPEQIKQEVESEEEKAERMEGDSEDPEDSNSSLQARGRDKRKPQVEKDSKPKASKYTSVSIYEEKLLLKRLEACPNAVSMTPEARRLRRKLIVRQAKRERGLPLFDLDQVVNAALLLVDGIYGAKERGISRLPAGHATYRTTSQDFRILDRYQTTLPAMKGYRHQTTKFLYRLVGSEDLLTDHSIVSPYTSRVLKPYIRRDHETKPPKLQLLAEICAHPHKNDPDWKAEPEAPIDYCYVRPNHIPTINSMCHEFFWPGIDLSECLQYPDFSVVVLYKKVIIAFGFMVPDVKYNEAYISFLFVHPEWRRAGIATFMIYHLIQTCMGKDVTLHVSASNSAMLLYQKFGFKTEEYILDFYDKYYPLDSKECKHAFFLRLRR is encoded by the exons ATGGATAATAACGTTCACATGAGTGGGCTGATGAGTCGTCACGATGACGAAGCTACAAGGACATCAACTTcagaagggctggaggagggtGAGGTGGAAGGGGAGACTCTCCTGATTGTTGAATCTGAGGATCAGGCTTCAGTGGATTTATCCCATGACCAGAGTGGGGACTCCTTGAACAGTGATGAGGGGGACGCATCCTGGATGGAGGAGATGTCCTATTACTGTGAGAAGTGTCAGAAGTGGATACCAGCAA gtCAGCTGAGAGAACAACTCAGCTACCTCAAGGGAGATAACTTTTTCAGGTTTACTTGCTCTGATTGTTCAGAAGATGGGAAGGAGCAGTTTGAACGGCTGAGACTAACCTGGCAGCAA GTTGTCATGCTGGCGATGTACAACCTGTCTCTGGAAGGAACTGGCCGTCAAGGATACTTCAGATGGAAAGAAGATATTTGTGCTTttattgagaaacactggacttTCCTATTAGGGAACAG GAAGAAGACTTCAACTTGGTGGAGCACTGTTGCTGGCTGTCTTTCTGTAGGCAGCCCCTTGTTTTTCCGCTCAGGGGCACAGGAATTCGGAGAACCAGGATGGTGGAAACTTGTTCACAATAAGCCTCCTACGATGAAACCTGAAGCAGAGAAGCTCTCTGCATCCGCACTGAAAGCAAAAG CTTCAAAACCACCTCTGGATCCCATCATTACAGTGGAGGGGCTGAGGAAGCGGGTGAGCCGCAATCCTGTAGAGTCAGCAATGGAGCTGAAGGAGAAGAGGTCTCGCACTCAAGAAGCCAAGGACATTAGGAGAGCCCAGAAGGAGGCAGCTGGCTTCCTGGACCGAAGCACCTCTTCCACTCCTGTCAAATTCACCAGCCGAGGCCGTCGCCCTGACATGGTCCTTGAGAAGGGAGAGGTGATTGACTTCTCATCTTTGAGCTCCTCGGATCGAACTCCTCTGACAAGCCcatctccttccccatctctggACTTCTCTGCTCCTGGGACGCCAGCTTCCCATTCAGCTACTCCCAGCCTGCTCTCAGAAGCAGATCTCATCCCGGATGTAATGCCGCCACAGGCCTTGTTCCATG ATGATGAAGAGATGGAAGGAGATGGAGTCATAGATCCAGGAATAGAGTACATTCCCCCTCCTAGTGGGCCAATGGGTGCTGGGCCTATGATAGTGAGCAGAAAGAAAGTGAAAACGCCGGAGCAGATCAAGCAAGAGGTGGAGAGTGAAGAAGAGAAAGCAGAGAGGATGGAAGGTGATAGCGAAGACCCTGAAGATTCAAATTCATCCCTACAGGCCAGGGGGCGAGACAAGAGGAAGCCACAGGTGGAGAAGGACAGTAAGCCCAAAGCTTCCAAGTACACATCTGTTAGCATCTatgaggaaaagctgcttctgaagAGGCTGGAGGCCTGTCCCAATGCCGTGAGCATGACCCCAGAGGCCCGGAGGTTGAGGCGCAAGCTGATAGTCCGGCAGGCCAAGAGGGAAAGGGGACTGCCACTCTTTGACTTGGACCAGGTTGTGAATGCTGCTCTGCTCTTGGTTGATGGGATCTATGGAGCCAAAGAAAGAGGCATTTCCAGGCTGCCAGCAGGGCATGCAACATACAGAACAACTAGCCAGGACTTCAGAATCCTGGACAGGTACCAG ACTACACTGCCTGCTATGAAGGGATATAGGCACCAGACAACAAAATTTCTGTACCGACTGGTAGGCTCAGAAGATTTGTTGACAGACCACAGCATCGTCAGTCCCTACACGTCTCGCGTCCTGAAACCTTACATCAG GCGTGACCATGAGACCAAGCCTCCTAAACTCCAGCTGCTGGCAGAAATCTGTGCCCATCCACACAAGAACGATCCTGACTGGAAGGCTGAGCCTGAAGCACCCATCGATTACTGCTATGTTCGCCCGAACCACATCCCCACTATCAACTCCATGTGCCATGAATTCTTCTGGCCTG GAATTGATTTGTCAGAATGCCTGCAGTATCCAGACTTCAGCGTTGTTGTCCTTTACAAAAAAGTCATCATTGCATTTGGCTTCATGGTGCCAGACGTGAAATACAATGAAGCTTACATCTCTTTTCTGTTTGTTCACCCTGAGTGGAGAAGAGCGGGGATTGCAACCTTTATGATCTACCATCTTATTCAG ACCTGCATGGGCAAAGATGTTACTCTTCACGTCTCTGCAAGCAACTCCGCTATGCTGCTGTACCAAAAATTTGGATTTAAGACTGAAGAATACATTTTGGATTTTTACGACAAATATTACCCCTTAGATAGCAAGGAGTGCAAGCATGCGTTCTTCCTGAGATTGCGACGATAA
- the LOC128834064 gene encoding protein PET117 homolog, mitochondrial: MHWPLELCGSRSANGPVGEGMSTASKVALGISVLLSAGTVAAVHIQQRRVKERLHEGVIRDLERQSRKLENIRLLQEQITLTKQLEAERDKMLMEKRSQRS; the protein is encoded by the exons ATGCACTGGCCGCTCGAGCTGTGCGGCTCGCGCTCCGCAAACGgcccggtgggggaggggatgtcgACGGCCTCCAAGGTGGCGCTGGGCATCTCCGTGCTGCTCTCGGCCGGGACGGTGGCCGCCGTGCACATCCAGCAGAGACGCGTCAAGGAG AGGCTGCACGAAGGAGTAATCCGAGACCTTGAGAGACAAAGCCGTAAACTGGAAAACATTCGTCTTTTACAAGAACAGATTACTCTGACCAAGCAACTCGAAGCAGAAAGAGACAAGATGTTAATGGAAAAGAGGTCCCAACGATCCTAG